The following proteins are encoded in a genomic region of Rattus rattus isolate New Zealand chromosome 2, Rrattus_CSIRO_v1, whole genome shotgun sequence:
- the Cabp4 gene encoding calcium-binding protein 4, whose amino-acid sequence MATEHSAQLAPAPQKIPKGAVLPRSAAEDPASTRRRSKKENWHPGAQKASSGEQSSSQSSEASGSSKNSSRTKVGQEEPSSAPTRQASHRQSHRHRSDPQQDAAQRTYGPLLNRMFGKDRELGPEELEELQAAFEEFDTDQDGYIGYRELGDCMRTLGYMPTEMELLEVSQHVKMRMGGFVDFEEFVELISPKLREETAHMLGVRELRIAFREFDKDRDGRITVAELRQAAPALLGEPLEGTELDEMLRDMDLNGDGTIDFDEFVLMLSTG is encoded by the exons ATGGCAACAGAGCACAGTGCACAGCTGGCTCCTGCCCCCCAGAAGATCCCTAAAGGAGCTGTTCTTCCCAGGAGTGCTGCTGAAGACCCTGCCTCGACcaggagaagaagcaagaaggagAATTGGCACCCAGGGGCCCAGAAAGCCAGTTCTGGGGAACAGTCCTCTAGCCAGAGCTCTGAGGCCTCAGGAAGCAGCAAGAACTCCTCAAGGACCAAAGTGGGGCAGGAGGAACCATCCTCAGCACCTACCCGGCAAGCCTCTCACCGACAGTCCCACCGACACCGTTCTGACCCTCAACAGGATGCTGCTCAAAGGACTTATGGGCCCCTGCTCAACCGCATGTTTGGAAAG GATCGTGAGCTGGGCCCTGAAGAGTTGGAAG AGCTCCAGGCTGCCTTTGAGGAGTTTGACACTGACCAGGATGGCTACATCGGCTACCGGGAACTAGGTGACTGCATGCGGACTCTGGGCTACATGCCCACGGAGATGGAGCTGCTCGAAGTGTCCCAGCACGTGAAGATGCGCA TGGGGGGCTTTGTGGATTTTGAAGAGTTTGTGGAACTGATAAGCCCCAAACTGAGGGAGGAGACAGCTCACATGCTGGGTGTGCGGGAGCTGCGGATCGCCTTCCGAGAG TTTGACAAGGACAGAGATGGACGGATCACAGTGGCGGAGCTGCGGCAGGCAGCACCCGCTCTGCTGGGGGAACCACTAGAGGGCACTGAACTGGATGAGATGTTGAGAGACATGGACCTCAATGGCGATGGCACTATAGACTTTGACG AGTTTGTACTGATGCTATCTACAGGCTGA
- the Aip gene encoding AH receptor-interacting protein, whose translation MADLIARLREDGIQKRVIQEGRGELPEFQDGTKATFHFRTLHSDPEGSVIDDSRARGKPMELIIGKKFKLPVWETIVRTMREGETAQFLCDVKHTVLYPLVAKSLRNIAEGKDPLEGQRHCCGIAQMHEHSSLGHADLDALQQNPQPLIFHIEMLKVESPGTYQQDPWAMTDEEKAKAVPLIHQEGNRLYREGQVKEAAAKYYDAIACLKNLQMKEQPGSPDWIQLDLQITPLLLNYCQCKLVAQEYYEVLDHCSSILNKYDDNVKAYFKRGKAHAAVWNAQEAQADFAKVLELDPALAPVVSRELRALEARIRQKDEEDKARFRGIFSH comes from the exons ATGGCGGATCTCATCGCAAGACTTCGAGAGGACGGGATCCAAAAGCGTGTGATACAGGAGGGCCGAGGAGAGTTGCCGGAATTTCAGGATGGCACTAAG GCCACCTTCCACTTCCGGACGCTGCATAGTGACCCGGAGGGCTCTGTCATAGATGACAGCCGAGCACGCGGCAAGCCCATGGAGCTCATCATCGGCAAGAAGTTCAAGCTTCCTGTGTGGGAGACCATCGTGCGTACCATGCGTGAGGGGGAGACGGCCCAGTTCCTCTGCGATGTCAAG CACACAGTCCTGTATCCTCTGGTGGCCAAGAGCCTCCGCAACATCGCTGAGGGCAAGGACCCCTTGGAGGGCCAGCGGCATTGCTGTGGAATTGCTCAGATGCATGAGCATAGCTCCCTGGGTCATGCGGACCTGGACGCCCTGCAGCAGAACCCTCAACCCCTCATCTTCCACATCGAGATGCTGAAG GTGGAGAGCCCTGGCACCTACCAGCAGGACCCATGGGCAATGACAGATGAGGAGAAAGCAAAGGCAGTACCACTCATCCACCAAGAGGGCAACCGCTTATACCGTGAGGGGCAGGTGAAGGAGGCTGCTGCCAAGTACTACGATGCCATTGCTTGCCTCAAGAACCTGCAGATGAAG gaGCAGCCTGGATCACCCGACTGGATCCAGTTGGACTTGCAGATCACACCACTGCTACTCAACTATTGCCAGTGCAAGCTGGTGGCTCAGGAGTATTATGAAGTGCTGGATCACTGCTCCTCCATCCTCAACAAGTATGATG ACAATGTCAAGGCTTACTTCAAGCGGGGTAAGGCCCATGCTGCTGTGTGGAATGCCCAGgaggcccaggctgactttgCCAAGGTGTTGGAGCTCGACCCTGCCCTGGCGCCTGTGGTTAGCAGAGAGCTGCGGGCCCTGGAGGCACGGATCCggcagaaggatgaggaggacaaAGCCCGCTTCCGGGGCATCTTTTCCCACTAA
- the Tmem134 gene encoding transmembrane protein 134, whose product MSAARPQFSIDDAFELTLEDAGPGPESSGVARFGPLHFDRRARFEVTDEEKQSRLRYQNLENDEDGAQASPEPDGGVSTRGSGHMSIRSSQWSFSTISSSTQRSYNACCSWTQHPLIQKNRRVVLASFLLLLLGLVLILVGVGLEVAPSPGVSSAIFFVPGILLLVPGVYHVIFIYCAVKGRRGFQFFYLPYFEK is encoded by the exons ATGAGCGCCGCCCGGCCCCAGTTCAGCATCGATGACGCCTTCGAGCTGACCCTGGAGGACGCGGGGCCTGGGCCTGAGTCGAGCGGGGTCGCCCGCTTCGGGCCGCTGCACTTCGATCGCCGGGCCCGATTCGAGGTGACTGATGAAGAAAAGCAGTCCCGGCTACGCTACCAG AATCTGGAAAATgatgaggatggagcccaggcctCTCCGGAGCCTGATGGGGGAGTCAGCACCAG GGGTTCTGGGCACATGTCTATCCGTAGCTCCCAGTGGTCCTTCAGCACCATCAGCAGTAGCACCCAGCGCTCCTACAATGCTTGCTGCAG CTGGACCCAACATCCTTTGATCCAGAAAAACCGCCGGGTGGTGCTGgcctccttcctgcttctgctgctgggCCTAG tgcttATCCTGGTCGGCGTGGGACTGGAGGTGGCCCCCTCACCAG GTGTTTCCAGCGCCATCTTCTTTGTGCCAGGCATCCTACTGCTAGTTCCAGGAG TCTACCATGTGATCTTCATCTACTGTGCTGTCAAGGGCCGCCGGGGCTTCCAGTTCTTCTACCTGCCCTACTTTGAGAAGTGA